TGCCTATTCGTGCCGATTATGTGGGAAAAAATATTCCGACCAGTCGCAGCGAAAAAGTCCAAGTGCGTACCATGAAATTTGATCATTGTTATGAAGTTGCATTGGTTTCCAATTAATGTTTGTGAACCTTTTGCAAAATTGTTACTCTAATGAATAGTTTTCTTAAACTTAACCTTGGGATAAAAATGAAAGCGATTAATTTTAAAACTTTTTTATTTACTATTGTCAGTTTTTTTGCCCTTTCAAGCGGTGCGCAAGCGGTAGAACGCGTGGTGGCGACTATTAACGGTGCGCCAATCTTGGAAAGCCAAGTAAAACGAGTATTAGGCAAAAAAGCCAATACGGAAGCCAATCGCCAAGTGGCTTTGAACTCCATTATTGATGATATTTTGGTGCAACAAGCTATCAAAGAAGCCGGTGTTAAAATTAACTATGCACAAGTAGATCAAATTATCGAAAATATTGCCGCACAAAACGGATTAACCTACGGTCAATTATTGGACGCGTTAGATTATCAAGGCATTGCCTTTGAAACCTATCGTCGCCAAATCGCCAACCAATTGCTAATGAGCGAAGTGCGTAATCAAGCGATTGGTAAAAGTGTAGATATTACGCGTGAAGAAGTTCAAGCGCTCGGGCAAAAAATGTTGAAACAAGCGCAAGAAAAAGGAACCGAGAAAAAAGTCACCGGTACAGAATATCAAGTGCGTCATATTTTGTTAAAACTCAATCCGCTGTTAAATGATGCTCAAGCAAAAGCCCAATTAAACCAAATCCGCGCAGAGATTACCTCCGGTAAAACTTCCTTTGCGGATGCGGCGTTAAAATACTCTAAAGATTATTTATCCGGCGCCAATGGCGGAAACCTCGGCTTTGCCTTTCCGGAAACCTATGTAGAATCCTTTGCCAAAACCGTCAAAAACACCCCAAAAGGTACAATTTCCGCGCCATTTAAAAGCGATTTCGGTTGGCATATTCTAGAAGTGACCGATACTCGTCAAGGCAATAGAACACAAGAAGCCTATATGCAAAAAGCCTACGAGCAACTTGTTAATCAACAATTACAAGAAGCCTCAAAAGACTGGGTCAAAGCATTGCGTAAACACGCCGATATTAAATATTTAAAATAAGTATCCGATAAATCCCAGCCCAACGCTGGGATTTTGCTTTATAATACCATTCCAATTTTTCTGGCTAAAGACAATCAAATGAACTCAAAAAAACATTTAGGACATACTGCACGTAAACGCTTCGGGCAAAACTTTTTATCCGACGATAATGTTATTCACAATATCATCGCAGCGATCTATCCACAAAAAGATCAATTCTTAGTTGAAATCGGACCGGGCTTAGGCGCCCTTACTGAACCTGTTGCCGACCGCGTTGACCGGCTCACCGTCGTCGAATTGGACCGCGATCTTGCCGAACGTCTGCGTCATCACCCTTTTTTACATCAAAAGCTTAATGTGATCGAAACCGACGCTATGCAATTTAATTTCGAGCAATTGTATCTTGATGAAAAACTGGCAGAAAAAAATCAAAAATTACGGGTATTCGGCAACTTGCCTTATAATATTTCCACCCCGTTGATGTTTCATTTGTTCAAGTTTCATCACATTATCCAAGATATGCACTTTATGTTGCAAAAAGAAGTGGTAAAACGTTTATGTGCAGCACCAAACAGCAAAGCCTACGGACGCCTAACTATCATGACGCAATATTTTTGCCAAGTCATGCCAGTATTAGAAGTCCCGCCAAGTGCCTTCAAACCAGCCCCCAAAGTCGATTCCGCCGTTGTACGCTTAATCCCCCATCAAGCATTACCACATCCGGTCAAAGATCTCTATTGGCTCAACCGAGTTTGTACCCAAGCCTTTAATCAGCGCAGAAAAACCTTGCGCAACGCACTTTCTACGCTATTTTCTGCCGAACAATTAACCGCACTTTCCATTGATCTAAACGCCCGTGCGGAAAATCTTTCTATTGCCGACTACGCTCGCCTCGCCAACTGGCTCGCCGACAACCCGCCGGCAGAGTTCAATCGCAATGAAACGCTTGAGGATGTGGAGACGTAAATGGCAACCTACCTCGTCGGGGATTTGCAAGGCTGTTATGATGAATTACAGCTTTTGTTGGAACGTGTGCAGTTTGAACCGCTCAAGGATCAACTTTATTTCACTGGGGATTTAGTCGCGCGTGGGGATAAATCGCTGGAGTGTTTGCGCTTTGTCAAATCCTTGGGAGAGGCGGGGATAACCGTGTTGGGAAATCATGATTTGCACTTAATTTCCACCGCACTTGGTATCAAAAAAGTCAAACCGTGCGATCGAGTGGGTAGCATTTTTTCCGCGCCGGATTTTGAGGAATTAATTGATTGGTTGCGCCATCAACCCTTGTTAATCCATCATGAAAAACTTGATTTTGTGATGACGCACGCGGGCATTTCGCCGGATTGGGATTTACCAACCGCAAAATCTTGCGCCAAAGCGGTCGAAGAGGTTTTGCAACATGGCGATTTTCATTGGTTAATTGAAAATATGTATGCCGATAAACCCGATCGTTGGTCGCCGGTATTGCAGGGTTTGGATCGCTTGCGTTATAGCATCAATGTGCTGACTCGTATGCGCTTTTGTTATTCTGATCATCGCTTGGATTTTGTTTGCAAAGCAACTATCCAGCAAGCGCCAGTTGAACTCACGCCTTGGTTTAACCTCAATAACCCGCTATTTAAAACACAAAATATCGTCTTCGGGCATTGGGCAAGTTTAGTAGATACACCGACGCCAGAGCATATTTTTGCGCTGGACACAGGCTGTGTTTGGGGCAATCGGATGACCATGTTACGTTGGGAAGATCAACAATATTTTACGCAAAGTGCGGTGAAAAATTATTCAAAATAAAAAAGTAACCCTTGTAGATTAATCCTTGAGGACCTACCGCGGCATTACGGATAATTTAGAACTACGCAAAATTTTCATTTTCTTAGGTTCCAATATTATAAAATGGGAAATGTACATTAGTAACGATAGCCTTGAATTCAGCCCACATACGCCAGAATTTTTGAAAAATTTTGCCAATAACTTCTATCAATGAGCAAAATAATGTTGCCTTAAGCAAAACGTAAATCTCAAATCTTATCGCGCAAAAAAATCCCAAAAACTGACCGCACTTTGTCACTAAAAGTGCAGTCAGTTTCTTGAAAGTTCTATCAATTTTTCCCGTTTTACGCTATCCTATAGCACATTTTCCAACGCAATTTATACCGTCAAAGTGCGGTCAGTTTTTCTGAAATTTAAAGGTAAAATTATGCAAGAGCAATACCGTCCCGATTTGATTGAATCCGAAGTTCAACAATTTTGGGCTGAAAATAAAACCTTCAAAGCGGTGAAAGATCCGAGCAAAGAGAAATATTATTGTCTTTCCATGTTCCCTTATCCGTCTGGTCGTTTACACATGGGACACGTGCGCAATTATACGATTGGCGATGTGATTTCCCGTTATCAACGTATGAACGGAAAAAATGTATTACAACCAATGGGTTGGGATGCATTTGGTTTGCCGGCAGAAGGCGCGGCGATAAAAAATAAAACCGCTCCGGCAAAATGGACCTACGAAAATATTGCCTACATGAAAAAACAACTCAAATTATTGGGTTTTGGTTTTGATTGGGATCGCGAAATTGCCACTTGTAAACCGGATTATTATAAATGGGAACAATGGTTCTTCACGGAACTGTATAAAAAAGGCTTAGTGTACAAAAAAACCTCCACCGTTAACTGGTGTCCGAATGATGAAACCGTACTTGCCAATGAACAGGTTCACGAAGGTTGCTGCTGGCGTTGTGATACGCCGGTGGAACAAAAAGAAATCCCACAATGGTTTATTAAAATTACCGATTATGCAGAACAATTACTAGGCAGTTTGGACAATTTGCCGGAATGGCCGGAGATGGTAAAAACCATGCAACGCAACTGGATCGGGCGTTCTGAAGGGGTGGAAATTACCTTTGATGTTGAAGGCGTAAACGATAAATTATCCGTTTATACCACGCGTCCAGATACATTTTTTGGTGTCTCTTATGTAGCAGTGGCGGCGGCACACCCGTTAGCGGAACTTGCCGCGCAGCAAAATCCGGCATTAGCCGCCTTTATCCAAGAAGCGAAAAATACCAAAGTCGCGGAAGCGGAACTGGCGACCATGGAGAAAAAAGGCATGGCAACCGGTTTATTTGCGCTCCATCCGATCACGGGCGAAAAAGTGCCGGTTTGGGTAGCCAACTTTGTGTTAATGCATTATGGTACCGGTGCGGTAATGGCAGTACCGGCGCATGATGAGCGTGACTTTGAGTTTGCACAAAAATATGACTTGCCGATTAAACAAGTGATTGAGCCGGCAAACGGGGAACCGATTGATTTAAGCAAAGCCGCATTTACTGAACACGGTAAATTAGTCAATTCAGCTGAATTTAATGGACTCGATTTTGATGCGGCGTTCAACGGTATTGCCGACAAATTAGAAGCTATGGGACGCGGTAAGCGCCAAGTGAATTATCGATTACGTGACTGGGGGGTTTCCCGTCAACGTTATTGGGGCACGCCAATTCCGATGTTAACCTTGGAAAATGGCGAAGTGGTGACCGCGCCATTGGCGGATTTGCCAATTGTGTTACCGGAAGATGTGGTGATGGATGGGGTGAAAAGCCCAATCAAAGCGGATCCAAACTGGGCGAAAACCCGCTATAACGGTCAACCGGCATTAAAAGAAACAGATACATTCGATACCTTTATGGAGTCCTCTTGGTACCATGCGCGTTATACTTGCCCGCAATTCCACGACGGAATGTTAGACAGCGACGAAGCCAATTATTGGTTACCAGTGGATCAATATATCGGCGGTATCGAACACGCCACCATGCACCTACTCTATTTCCGTTTCTTCCATAAATTATTGCGTGATGCCGGCTTGGTAAGCTCGGATGAACCAACCAAAAAATTATTGTGTCAAGGGATGGTACTTGCTGATGCATTCTATTACACCAGCCCAACCAGCGAACGTATTTGGGTATCACCAACCAAAGTTAGCCTTGAACGCGATGAAAAAGGTCGTATTATCAAAGCGGTAGACGACGAAGGTCATGAATTAGTACACAGCGGCATGACCAAAATGTCAAAATCCAAAAACAACGGTATCGACCCGCAAGAAATGGTAGAAAAATACGGTGCGGATACGGTGCGCTTGTTTATGATGTTCGCCTCACCAGCGGAAATGACCTTGGAATGGCAAGAATCCGGCGTAGAAGGGGCAAAACGTTTCTTGGGTCGTTTGTGGAATTTAGCCTTTACATACAGCAAAAATCCGGCTGAAACAGCGCTAAATCCGACCGCGCTTTCCGGCTCACAAAAAGCCTTGCGGCGAGATGTGCATAAAACCATTGCTAAAGTGAGCGATGATATCGGGCGTCGTCAAACCTTTAATACCGCAATCGCCGCGATCATGGAATTGATGAACAAATTGACCAAAGCGCCGTTAAACGATGCGCAAGATCGCGCGGTAATGGCGGAAGCCTTGAGCGCAGTTATTCGTATGTTATATCCGATTACGCCTCACATTTGTTTCCAACTATGGAAAGAATTGGGCAACGCGGATACCATTGACTTTGCGCCTTGGGTGAAAGCGGATGAACAAGCCATGATCGACGAGGAAAAATTGGTCGTCGTGCAAGTAAATGGTAAAGTGCGTGCGAAAGTTACCGTCCCTGCCGATATGGTAGAGGAAGACATTAAACAAGTGGCGCTCGCTGATGCCAATGTAGAAAAATTCCTTGAGGGATTAACCATACAAAAAGTGATTTATATACCAGGTAAATTACTCAGTTTCGTCGCAAAATAATGCCCAAAATGACCGCACTTTACCCATAAAAGTGCGGTCATTTTATGAAACAAAATCAAAGCGGGATATTTCTTTTTGTTCCCTGCAGATTTATGGTAAAGTACCGCTAATTTTAATTCTGTAAACAGAGTCAATTATATGTTGAAATCGATCAAAACTTTTTTTATTGTCGCCGGCGTATTCGCTCTTTCTGCTTGTGGTTTCCATTTCCAAAATGGTGAATTAATTCCGAATGAATTAAAAACCTTAACCCTGGAAAGCAGCGATCCGTACAGCGAAATGTCCATGGCAGTGCGGCAACAATTGCTATTAAACGGAATTAATTTAGTAGAGGCAAAAAGCCAAGTGCCAACCTTAAGATTAAATAAAACCACGACCAACGATGAAGTCGCGTCAATTTTTAAACGCGGACGTGAAGCGGAAAAATTGCTGATCCTAGATGTGGATGCAACAGTCAAATTAAATCAAGTCAGTTACCCGCTATCGACGCGCGTCAGCCGCACATTCTTTGATAACTCTCGTGCGGCCTTAGCAAAATCAGCAGAAAAAGAAGTACTCTGGAACGATATGCGGGAGCAAGCGGCGCTCCAATTAATTCGTAAAATGATTGCCTTACAACAGCAAGTCAAAACACAAAAATGATCCGAATTTTTAGCGAACAACTGCCTCAATCATTAAATAATAGATTGGCATCAATCTATTATTTGGTGGGGCAAGATCCGCTGTTACAACAAGAAAGTGCCGATCTCATTTGCCATACCGCCTTTACTCAAGGTTTTGATGAAAAATTCGATCTCACTATTGATCATTTAACCGACTGGCAGGCGCTTTTTGAACGGGTTCAATCCATGGGATTGTTTTTTAACCGTCAAATTATCCGCTTACATCTGCCGGAAAATCTTTCCGCACCTCTCCAACAACATTTGCTGACCTTAATGCAATCCTTACACGCCGACGTGCTGCTCATCTTGCATTTCAGCAAGCTGACCAAAGCCATGGAAAAGCAGGCGTGGTTTGCCACGAGCGCACAAATTGAGCCAAATGTCACCTTAGTCAATTGCCAAACGCCAAGCGTCGATCAACTACCGCGCTGGATCGCTCATCGCGCCAAAACTATGCAATTGGCAATCGATAACGAAGCAACACAATTTTTATGCTATAGCTATGAAAATAACTTGCTGGCGCTGAAACAAGCCTTGCAATTACTTGCCTTACTTTACCCCAATGACAAAGTCACGCTAGCTAAAGTGCGCGTGGCGGTGGAACAATCGTCAATTTTTACGCCATTTCAGTGGATTGATGCCTTACTAGAAGGGAAATCTGCCCGCGCTAAACGGATTTTACAAGGCTTGCAAGCGGAAGATGTGCAACCGGTGATTTTGTTGCGCACATTGCAGCGCGAATTGGTGACCCTCTTAACCTTAACTCAACCGCAACAACGCTTAAACAGCCTGCAAGATTCGTTGCCGACAGCGCAATTAAGAGAACAATTTGATCGCTTAAAAGTGTGGCAAAATCGTCGCCCGCTTTTTACTCAATGCATTCAGCGCCTTAATTACCGACAACTTTATGCCATTATTCAACGCCTAGCGCAAATTGAGCGCAAGGTAAAAATGGAGTTTTCTGACGAAGTTTGGCATGAGCTGGCGGCATTATCCATGCAAATCGCCCACCCGTCTTGCTAACTTTCAGCGAGTAAACGCTGAATCAAACGCGCATTCGCCGGCGGAAATTTTCCGGCATCCAATTCATTTTGTGCCACCCAAGTTCCCTCTTGTCCTTCTCGTCCAAAAGGCTCACCAATCCATTGTTCCACCAAATAAAAAGAGAAATGAATAATTTTATTCGGATATTCAAACAAAAATCGCTCAAAAATGACCGCACTTAAAACATGAATGCCAATTTCTTCTTCCAATTCGCGCGCTAAGGCTTGTTCCGGCGTTTCGCCGGCATCCACTTTACCACCGGGAAATTCCAGTGACTGGGCAAAATCTTGTCCCTCAAGACGTTGTGTCAAATAAATTTGCCCAAATTCATTGCGAATAATGCCGGCGGCAACTTGAATCATCGGTTTTGTCATGATTAATCAAATCCTGATGTGAAAAAAGTACGGTCAAAATAACCGCACTTTTGCTAAATTAATGTTTCGCTCGACTACCATGGCAGTGTTTGTATTTTTTACCAGAGCCACAAGGACAAGGCTCGTTACGCCCAATTTTACGATTGGCAAATTCATTATGTTCATCAGTAGACGCGTTTTCCTCATTATCACTGCTGTGATATTGCATTCCTTGCGCCTGCTGCGCTTGCGCTAATTGGCGTAAACGCTCTGCTTCTTCGATTTCCTCTTGGGTACGAATACGAACGCAACTTAAGGTGGTAATCACGCTTAATTTTAAGGCATCCAACATTTCCGTAAACATTTGGAAAGATTCTTTTTTGTACTCTTGCTTCGGATCTTTTTGCGCATAACCGCGTAAATGAATGCCACGACGCAAATGATCCATTGCTGCCAAATGCTCTTTCCATAATTCGTCTAAGGTTTGTAGCATCACGCCTTTTTCAAATTGACGCATGGTTTCTTCACCCGCTAAGGCTTCTTTTTGCTTATATTCGTCCACCGAGGCTTGAATAATACGTTCACGCAGCGTTTCCTCATGCAATGTATTATCTTCTTCTAACCATTTAGACAGTGGCAATTCCAAAGCAAAATCTTGTTGTAAACGCACTTCCAAGCCAGCAATATCCCACATTTCCTCTAAAGATTGTGGCGGAATATATTGATCAATTACTGCATTGAACACATCAGCACGGATAACTTCAATAGTTTCCGAAATATTTTCGTTATCCAACAGCGCATTACGTTGCTCATAAATGGCATGGCGTTGATCATTTGCTACATCATCAAATTCCAACAAGTTTTTACGTCCATCAAAGTTATGAGCTTCCACTTTCGCTTGAGCGGAGGCAATCACTTTCGCCAACATTTTAGATTCCATCGCTTCGCCTGGTATACTAAAGGCTTTGCGCATTAAATTTAATTTTCCTTCGTTGAGATAAATGCGCATTAAAGCATCTTCCAGCGACAGATAAAAACGGGAAGAACCCGGGTCACCTTGACGACCGGAACGACCGCGCAATTGGTTATCAATACGACGAGATTCGTGACGCTCGGTACCGATAATATGTAAACCGCCCGCTTGTTGTACGATTTCATGGCGTTTTTGCCATTCTGCTTTAATCGCCTCGATTTGTTCTTCCGTTGGGTTTTCAAGTTTCGCTACTTCCGCTTTCCAGTTACCACCCAAAACAATATCAGTACCGCGCCCCGCCATATTGGTCGCAATTGTCACTGCCCCCGGATAACCGGCGTTGGCAACAATTTCCGCCTCTTGCGCGTGGAATTTCGCGTTTAATACGTTATGCTTGATGCCCGCTTTATCCAACGCATGAGACAACATTTCGGATTTTTCAATGGAAATCGTCCCCACTAACACCGGCTGATTACGCGCCACGCAATCTTTAATGTCCTCAATAATTGCATCAAATTTATATTGTTCATTTTCAAACATCACATCCGTACGATCATCACGGATCATCGGACGGTTGGTTGGGATAACAATGGTTTCCAAACCATAAATTTGTTGGAATTCAAAAGCTTCGGTATCCGCTGTCCCTGTCATACCCGCCAGTTTTTCATACAAGCGGAAATAGTTTTGGTAAGTAATGGATGCCACCGTTTGGTTTTCACTTTGAATTCTCACACCTTCTTTCGCTTCAATTGCTTGGTGCAAACCGTCGGACCAACGACGTCCCGCCATGGTGCGCCCGGTATGCTCATCCACAATCACCACTTCACCCTCTTTAACGATATAATCCACATCACGCTCAAATAACGTATGCGCACGTAATGCCGCATAAACATGATGCAATAACGTAATTTTCGCTGGCGAATATAAGGACTCGGTTTCTTTCATCAAGCCTTGTTGCACCAACCATTCTTCGATTTTTTCTTGTCCACGTTCGGTTAAATGTGCTTGTTTGTTTTTCAAATCCAAGGTGAAATCACCGTCGCCTTGAAATTCGTCAGAATCTTCTTTCTCTTGTTTGACCAATAACGGAATCAGTTTATCAATAGCGATATATAGCTCTGAGCTATCTTCCGACGGACCAGAAATGATCAATGGCGTTCTTGCCTCATCAATTAAAATGGAATCCACTTCATCGACCAAAGCATAATGTAATTGTTTTTGGAAACGCTCTTGGGCGGAATGTGCCAAATTATCACGCAAATAATCAAAACCGAGTTCGCTGTTGGTTGCATAAGTAATATCCGCAGCATAAGCAGCGCGTTTATCTTCCGGCGCCATACCCGGCACGTTGACACCAACGGTCATGCCTAAAAATTCAAATAATGGACGATTGGTTTCCGCATCACGGCGCGCCAAATAATCATTCACCGTAACCACGTGTACACCTTTTCCGCTCAATGCATTTAAATAACAAGGCAAGGTAGCCGTTAAGGTTTTCCCTTCCCCTGTGCGCATCTCGGCGATACAACGATTGTTTAGCACCATACCGCCGATCAATTGCACATCAAAGGGACGCATCCCTAACACCCGTTTACTCGCTTCACGCACCGTCGCAAAGGCTTCTGGAATTAAATTTTCTAACTCCTCACCATTTTGCAATCTTTCGCGAAACTCCGCAGTTTTACCTTTTAATTCTTCATCACTTAAGGCTTCAAATGTCGGTTCTAATTTATTAATTTTGGCAACTTGTTTATTTAAACGACGTAAAATACGGTCATTACGACTACCAAAAATTTTGGTTGCTATTGTTCTTAACATACGATTTCTTACTTAAAAATAGAATTAACCCACCACAACACCAACGTGCTGTGAACACTACACTTTATTGCGATTAACTCATCAGAGGACCGGCACGAATGGGCGCAATATCGTGCAGTATAGAAGTGTTAAAGTGCGGTTCTTTTTTGAAAAGAATATCCAGTTTTATCGGCAACAACGGTTGTTTGCCACTTTCTCGCTGCGTTTGTTTCGCCAGCACAATCAAGTTAACCACTTGTTGTGGAGCTTGACGCTGCTCATTCGGACAGGTTTCGCCACCAAGTGCATGATTTTCCAATCCCTGTGCCGCCACAGGCAAAGCAAAAATCGCAATCATACTAAGCAGTAATTGCGACCAAAAATTTTGTTTGCTTTTCATTAAAATCATCGTTATGTTGTCTTGTGCGAAAAATGTGTATCATTGTAACGGAAATCCGCCACAATGTCATAATATTGAGATAAAAAATCGGAAAACAATCCCATGCGCTATAAAAAAACCGTCAATGTACAAACCATTCTAGAAACATCCACTTTGGCAAACCTTATGGAAAAAGGCGTGCGTTTAAATCAACTGAATGCGCAATTACACCCATTCTTTCCAAAAGAGTTTCACGGTTTTTATAAAATCACCCACATGACTGAAGAAACTTTATTTATTGAGGTGGCACACGCCAGTATTCGCCAAGGTTTTTTATTTAAACAAGCTGCCTTATTACAGGCTGTCAACCAAACCTACCCGCAAATTAAACAGTTTACCTTTACCATCAACCCGCAATTAAAATCCTTGCCAGCAAGTGATGTCGAACATTATCTTTAGCGCATTAAATCGGTTGTGCACAGGCTTCAGCATGATTTATGCTCACTGTTTGGATAAGATCATTGCCATTTCCGATTGAATTTTGGTGAGGCGCGACGTTTTTCCTATAGCCGACGCCAAGAATGGAACAAAATTTGGTTCAAGTTTCAATTATTCGATAACAATGTGTTATGGAAAAATTTTCTAAGTTCTTCTACATTTGTGATAAAACTGCCTTGGAAAATCCACCGATAGCCCTAGTGATCGTCTCAAAACCAATTTACTTTTTCATTTCTAAACAATGGAGTTTCACTCTCTTTGTAAGGATTGTAGTTATTGCAATTACAACCAAACTCTTTTACAACTTTTATTTTATTATCGGCGGTCCAAACAATCAAAGAAATGCCATCAAACGCTTCAACTTTTCCCCCATTCATTTTGTTTTTGAAGTACCATGCTACAATAGTTTGATTATCCTTATGAAAAAATTGCTTTATATCCCATGTTAGGACTTTCCCTCTTGTATTCCACTCATTAAACCAGTGCTTTACTGTTTGACGATTTTCATACTTAGGTCCCCAACTCTCAATACAAATTACATCATCTAAAAAAATACCATCTATCCCCAAGTCTTGTTGTGTAAGCCACATATCAAACCATAAACGAATTATTTTCTCTCTTTCATCCATCAATTTAATTGCCTAAAAATCAAATAATTATCTGTTATTATAATATTTTTCCACTTATTTTATAAGTCTAACACCCTTTTCTTTGAAAAGTATTTCAGAGTAAAAGCCTGCCTTGAGGTAATCTCTGTCCAGCTACACAACAAATTACCGCAGCGCTCTAATTAAAGGGTTTTATATTGATAACCAAGAGATAATTTATTACAGCTACGACAACGGATTGCTTATCTTGCTCACGGATGGTACCTGATTAGGATGCCTGATCTTAGGCAAAACGCTCTCAAACTGTACTCTCGGCGACGATCAAAAAACGCGCTTTATCACCACCAGCAACAACCTTTATTGTTTACATATTAAATAAACCCCAAACCCGAGCTGGATGCTAAGTTTTTTTGCAATGTGATAAGGAAAACTGTACCCAAAAGCACCGCACTTTTCTTGTGCCAAATAACAAAGTGCGGTCAAAAATATAAAGAATTTTAACCGCACTTTTTCCTTTCATAAGGACGTCATTTAACTTTTTCTGGCTTTATAAATTGCAACAGCTTTCGGCATTAAGCGCAATAAATTTTCTTGACGGGCTTCATCACTCGGGTGCGTTGAGGCTAAACTTTCCAGCACACCGCGAGATTGCCCTTCCGAGGCTTTTTTCATTTTATCCCATACCACCGGCGCGGCTTCCGGATTATATCCGGCTTTTGCCATCAACATTAAACCCACTTCATCAGCTTCCGTTTCATTGCTACGCGAATAAGGCTTGTTCAATCCCCAATCAGACACTAAGCCTACCGCCAATCCGCTCATATCAGAACCGATTTGAGTCGATAATACCGAATGAACCACCGAGCCGACGACATTGGTCACTTGCGCTAAATTCGTTTTCTTTTTACCATGTTCTTTCAACGCGTGCGCCATTTCATGCCCCATAACAGTGGCAATTTCATTATCCGTGAGTTTCAATTTATCCACTAACCCCGTATAAAATGCCATTTTCCCGCCCGGCATTGCCCAAGCATTTAATTCGTTGGATTTAATTACGGTTAATTCCCAATTAAATTTCACCCCCGTTTGGTTTTCTTGATCTGCATAAGGGCGCATAGTATTAAAAATTTTATGAATACGTTTTGCAGTTGCCGAGGTTGTATCAACCGCCCCTT
This sequence is a window from [Pasteurella] mairii. Protein-coding genes within it:
- the yggG gene encoding putative peptidase — encoded protein: MLGQVKKFALVCSAAVILASCADSATINQQAALSYTQEMGKVRAQGAVDTTSATAKRIHKIFNTMRPYADQENQTGVKFNWELTVIKSNELNAWAMPGGKMAFYTGLVDKLKLTDNEIATVMGHEMAHALKEHGKKKTNLAQVTNVVGSVVHSVLSTQIGSDMSGLAVGLVSDWGLNKPYSRSNETEADEVGLMLMAKAGYNPEAAPVVWDKMKKASEGQSRGVLESLASTHPSDEARQENLLRLMPKAVAIYKARKS
- a CDS encoding Protein of uncharacterised function (DUF721) → MRYKKTVNVQTILETSTLANLMEKGVRLNQLNAQLHPFFPKEFHGFYKITHMTEETLFIEVAHASIRQGFLFKQAALLQAVNQTYPQIKQFTFTINPQLKSLPASDVEHYL
- the secA gene encoding protein translocase subunit SecA, which gives rise to MLRTIATKIFGSRNDRILRRLNKQVAKINKLEPTFEALSDEELKGKTAEFRERLQNGEELENLIPEAFATVREASKRVLGMRPFDVQLIGGMVLNNRCIAEMRTGEGKTLTATLPCYLNALSGKGVHVVTVNDYLARRDAETNRPLFEFLGMTVGVNVPGMAPEDKRAAYAADITYATNSELGFDYLRDNLAHSAQERFQKQLHYALVDEVDSILIDEARTPLIISGPSEDSSELYIAIDKLIPLLVKQEKEDSDEFQGDGDFTLDLKNKQAHLTERGQEKIEEWLVQQGLMKETESLYSPAKITLLHHVYAALRAHTLFERDVDYIVKEGEVVIVDEHTGRTMAGRRWSDGLHQAIEAKEGVRIQSENQTVASITYQNYFRLYEKLAGMTGTADTEAFEFQQIYGLETIVIPTNRPMIRDDRTDVMFENEQYKFDAIIEDIKDCVARNQPVLVGTISIEKSEMLSHALDKAGIKHNVLNAKFHAQEAEIVANAGYPGAVTIATNMAGRGTDIVLGGNWKAEVAKLENPTEEQIEAIKAEWQKRHEIVQQAGGLHIIGTERHESRRIDNQLRGRSGRQGDPGSSRFYLSLEDALMRIYLNEGKLNLMRKAFSIPGEAMESKMLAKVIASAQAKVEAHNFDGRKNLLEFDDVANDQRHAIYEQRNALLDNENISETIEVIRADVFNAVIDQYIPPQSLEEMWDIAGLEVRLQQDFALELPLSKWLEEDNTLHEETLRERIIQASVDEYKQKEALAGEETMRQFEKGVMLQTLDELWKEHLAAMDHLRRGIHLRGYAQKDPKQEYKKESFQMFTEMLDALKLSVITTLSCVRIRTQEEIEEAERLRQLAQAQQAQGMQYHSSDNEENASTDEHNEFANRKIGRNEPCPCGSGKKYKHCHGSRAKH
- a CDS encoding Protein of uncharacterised function (DUF2547) — its product is MILMKSKQNFWSQLLLSMIAIFALPVAAQGLENHALGGETCPNEQRQAPQQVVNLIVLAKQTQRESGKQPLLPIKLDILFKKEPHFNTSILHDIAPIRAGPLMS
- the mutT gene encoding mutator mutT protein: MTKPMIQVAAGIIRNEFGQIYLTQRLEGQDFAQSLEFPGGKVDAGETPEQALARELEEEIGIHVLSAVIFERFLFEYPNKIIHFSFYLVEQWIGEPFGREGQEGTWVAQNELDAGKFPPANARLIQRLLAES